A window of Saccopteryx leptura isolate mSacLep1 chromosome 5, mSacLep1_pri_phased_curated, whole genome shotgun sequence contains these coding sequences:
- the HNRNPDL gene encoding heterogeneous nuclear ribonucleoprotein D-like, giving the protein MEVPPRLSHVPPPLFPSAPATLASRSLSHWRPRAPRQLAPLLPSLAPSSARQGARRAQRHVTAQQPSRLAGGAAIKGGRRRRPDLFRRHFKSSSIQRSAAAAAGTRSTRQHPLADSSATMEDMNEYSNIEEFAEGSKINASKNQQDDGKMFIGGLSWDTSKKDLTEYLSRFGEVVDCTIKTDPVTGRSRGFGFVLFKDAASVDKVLELKEHKLDGKLIDPKRAKALKGKEPPKKVFVGGLSPDTSEEQIKEYFGAFGEIENIELPMDTKTNERRGFCFITYTDEEPVKKLLESRYHQIGSGKCEIKVAQPKEVYRQQQQQQKGGRGAATGGRGGTRGRGRGQGQNWNQGFNNYYDQGYGNYNSAYGGDQNYSGYGGYDYTGYNYGNYGYGQGYADYSGQQSTYGKASRGGGNHQNNYQPY; this is encoded by the exons ATGGAGGTCCCGCCCCGGCTTTCCCATGTGCCGCCGCCATTGTTTCCCTCCGCTCCCGCTACTTTAGCCTCCCGCAGCCTCTCCCATTGGCGGCCACGGGCACCGCGGCAGCTCGCCCCGCTCCTCCCTTCGCTCGCTCCCAGCTCTGCCCGACAGGGGGCGCGCCGTGCCCAGCGCCACGTCACCGCCCAGCAGCCCTCCCGATTGGCGGGCGGGGCGGCTATAAAGGGAGGGCGCAGGCGGCGCCCGGATCTCTTCCGCCGCCATTTTAAATCTAGTTCCATACAACGCTCCGCCGCCGCTGCTGCCGGGACTCGATCTACGCGCCAGCACCCCCTAGCAGACAGCTCCGCCACCATGGAGGACATGAACGAGTACAGCAACATAGAGGAATTCGCAGAGGGATCCAAGATCAACGCGAGCAAGAATCAGCAGGATGACGG taaaatgtttattggaggcttgagCTGGGATACAAGTAAGAAAGATCTGACTGAGTATTTGTCTCGATTTGGGGAAGTGGTAGACTGCACAATTAAAACCGATCCAGTCACCGGAAGATCAAGAGGATTTGGATTTGTGCTTTTCAAAGATGCCGCTAGTGTTGATAAG GTTTTGGAACTGAAGGAACACAAACTGGATGGCAAATTGATAGACCCTAAAAGGGCCAAAGCTTTAAAAGGGAAGGAACCCCCAAAAAAGGTCTTTGTGGGTGGATTGAGCCCAGATACTTCTGAAGAacaaattaaagaatattttggaGCCTTTGGAGAG ATTGAAAACATTGAACTTCCCATGgatacaaaaacaaatgaaagaagaggtttttgttttatcaCATATACAGATGAGGAGCCAGTAAAGAAATTGTTAGAAAGCAGATACCATCAAATTGGTTCTGGGAAG TGTGAAATCAAAGTTGCCCAACCCAAAGAGGTATATAGgcagcaacagcaacaacaaaaaggaggaagaggtgcTGCAACTGGTGGACGAGGTGGTACTAGGGGTCGTGGCCGAG GTCAGGGCCAAAACTGGAACCAAGGATTTAATAACTATTATGATCAAGGATATGGAAATTACAATAGTGCCTATGGTGGTGATCAAAACTATAGTGGCTATGGCGGCTATGATTATACTGGGTATAACTATGGGAACTATGGATATGGACAGGGATATGCAGACTACAGTG GCCAGCAGAGCACTTATGGCAAGGCGTCTCGAGGGGGTGGCAATCACCAAAACAATTATCAGCCATACTAA